From the genome of Pieris brassicae chromosome Z, ilPieBrab1.1, whole genome shotgun sequence:
aaagacaAATGATTACACTCTAGAATTTATGATGAATTCgtaatttttctattaataacatgtttaattttaagggatgcaagtgaaaaataaaaaaaaagcaattttaattcttattttatttcaatgagTCTATTGTTATTACAAATTACCATTTCCTCCGTTTCCCCCGTTGCCGCCATTGCCACCATTACCGGCACCGTTACCTCCATTACCACCATTTCCACCGTTTCCACCATTTCCACTACCGTTTCCTCCATTGCCACCATTACCGCCGTTTCCACCATTACCACCGCTGTTTCCTCCATTGCCACCATTACCACCGTTTCCACCATTACCACCGCCATTTCCACCATTACCACCGCCGTTACCTCCATTGCCTCCATCACCACCGTTTCCTCCATTGCCACCACCGTTTCCTCCATCACCGCCATCTCCACCGTTTCCACTGTCTCCACCGCCGTTTCCTCCGTCACCGCCATCTCCACCATTGCCTCCATTACCGCCGTCTCCACCATTGCCGCCATCTCCGCCATTACCACCGCCGTCACCTCCATTTCCACCATCTCCACCATTGCCGCCGTCACCTCCACCACCGTTTCCTCCGTCACCGCCATCTCCACCATTGCCTCCATTACCGCCGTCTCCACCATTGCCGCCATCTCCGCCATTACCACCGCTGTCACCTCCATTTCCACCATCTCCACCATTGCCGCCGTCACCTCCACCACCGTTTCCTCCATCACCGCCATCTCCACCATTGCCGCCATCGCCTCCGTTTCCGCCGTCTCCACCATTGCCGCCATCTCCGCCATTACCACCGCCGTCACCTCCATTTCCACCATCTCCACCATTACCACCGTCACCTCCACCACCGTTTCCTCCGTCACCGCCATCTCCACCATTGCCTCCATTACCGCCGTCTCCACCATTGCCGCCATCTCCGCCATTACCACCGCCGTCACCTCCATTTCCACCATCTCCACCATTACCGCCGTCACCTCCACCACCGTTTCCTCCGTCACCGCCATCTCCACCATTGCCTCCATTACCGCCGTCTCCACCATTGCCGCCATCTCCGCCATTACCACCGCTGTCACCTCCATTTCCACCATCTCCACCATTGCCGCCGTCACCTTCACCACCGTTTCCTCCATCACCGCCATCTCCACCATTGCCGCCATCGCCTCCGTTTCCACCGTCTCCACCATTGCCGCCATCTCCGCCATTACCACCGCCGTCACCTCCATTTCCACCATCTCCACCATTGCCTCCATTACCGCCGTCTCCACCATTGCCGCCATCTCCGCCATTACCACCGCCGTCACCTCCATTTCCACCATCTCCACCATTACCGCCGTCACCTCCACCACCGTTTCCTCCGTCACCGCCATCTCCACCATTGCCTCCATTACCGCCGTCTCCACCATTGCCGCCATCTCCGCCATTACCACCGCTGTCACCTCCATTTCCACCATCTCCACCATTGCCGCCGTCACCTTCACCACCGTTTCCTCCATCACCGCCATCTCCACCATTGCCGCCATCGCCTCCGTTTCCACCGTCTCCACCATTGCCGCCATCTCCGCCATTACCACCGCCGTCACCTCCATTTCCACCATCTCCACCATTACCGCCGTCACCTCCACCACCGTTTCCTCCGTCACCGCCATCTCCACCGTTGCCTCCATTACCGCCGTCTCCACCATTGCCGCCATCTCCGCCATTACCACCGCTGTCACCTCCATTTCCACCATCTCCACCATTGCCGCCGTCACCTCCACCACCGTTTCCTCCGTCACCGCCATCTCCACCATTGCCGCCATCGCCTCCGTTTCCACCATCTCCACCATTACCGCCGTCACCTCCATCTCCACCATTGCCGCCGTCACCTCCACCACCGTTTCCTCCGTCACCGCCATCTCCGCCGTTTCCACCATCTCCACCGTTTCCACCATCTCCACCATTGCCGCCGTCACCTCCACCACCGTTTCCTCCGTCACCGCCACCACCGTTTCCTCCGTCACCGCCATCTCCACCATTGCCGCCATCGCCTCCGTTTCCACCATCTCCACCATTACCGCCGTCACCTCCATCTCCACCATTGCCGCCGTCACCTCCACCACCGTTTCCTCCGTCACCGCCATCTCCGCCGTTTCCACCATCTCCACCGTTTCCACCATCTCCACCATTGCCGCCGTCACCTCCACCACCGTTTCCTCCGTCACCGCCACCACCGTTTCCTCCGTCACCGCCATCTCCGCCATTACCTCCGCCATCACCACCGTTTCCACCATCTCCACCATCTCCACCATCACCGCCGTCACCTCCATTTCCACCATCTCCACCGTTTCCTCCATCTCCACCATTACCGCCGTCACCTCCACCGCCGTTTCCTCCGTCTCCACCATCTCCACCATCACCGCCGTCACCTCCATTTCCACCATCTCCACCGTTTCCACCATCTCCACCATTGCCGCCGTCACCTCCACCACCGTTTCCTCCGTCACCGCCATCTCCGCCGTTTCCACCATCTCCACCGTTTCCACCATCTCCACCATTGCCGCCGTCACCTCCACCACCGTTTCCTCCGTCACCGCCACCACCGTTTCCTCCGTCACCGCCATCTCCACCATTGCCGCCATCGCCTCCGTTTCCACCATCTCCACCATTACCGCCGTCACCTCCATCTCCACCATTGCCGCCGTCACCTCCACCACCGTTTCCTCCGTCACCGCCATCTCCGCCGTTTCCACCATCTCCACCGTTTCCACCATCTCCACCATTGCCGCCGTCACCTCCACCACCGTTTCCTCCGTCACCGCCATCTCCGCCATTACCTCCGCCATCACCACCGTTTCCTCCATCGCCACCATCACCACCGTTTCCACCATCTCCACCATCTCCGCCGTTTCCACCATCTCCACCGTTTCCTCCATCACCACCGTTTCCTCCATCGCCGCCGTTTCCACCATCTCCACCGTTTCCTCCATCGCCGCCATCTCCACCATTACCGCCGTCACCTCCACCGCCGTTTCCTCCGTCTCCACCATCTCCACCATCACCGCCGTCACCTCCATTTCCACCATCTCCACCGTTTCCACCATCTCCACCGTTTCCACCATCTCCGCCGTTTCCACCATCTCCACCGTTTCCTCCATCTCCACCATCACCGCCGTCACCTCCATTTCCACCATCTCCACCGTTTCCACCATCTCCACCGTTTCCACCATCTCCACCGTTTCCTCCATCGCCGCCATCTCCACCACCACCACTGTCTCCACCATCTACATCGTCGTCACCATCACCATTATCTCCACCAGCACAGTCAGCTTTGTAGGGCCAGGTGCATTTCTGTTAAATACAGAATTAGGAAATATTAGTTATTGCGTTCTTTCGTGTATAAGGCCAAGACCGCCGCCGGTGccatacattaataataattgtatgttgaCAAAAAATTAGTCTCATtgcaaaattaaacaaaaattacggATTAGAACCaagaatattgttataatattggcATCTATTGCTCAACTGAACCGCATGGTGCTTACTGAAAAAGAGAAAAGAAGAGTGGAGGCAAGAGAAAACCCGGTGGACACAATTTGCGTTGATAGGATAGCTCTCAAGGACTCTGTAACAATACGTGTTCGCAAGGAGCACGAGATAGATTGTGAT
Proteins encoded in this window:
- the LOC123718799 gene encoding uncharacterized PE-PGRS family protein PE_PGRS54-like isoform X1 encodes the protein MIVKLLVLCLVGLAYARPQWDCPYGSQNLLAHESSCNKFYICVGGRKEEAQCPVNSHFSVELQGCTEPVLAKCEIESNDTPDVFPNGCPRDYRIEKLFTHPRCDKFYQCVHGDYQEMPCAPGTEFSYKLQKCTWPYKADCAGGDNGDGDDDVDGGDSGGGGDGGDGGNGGDGGNGGDGGNGGDGGNGGDGGDGGDGGNGGDGGNGGDGGNGGDGGNGGDGGNGGDGGDGGDGGDGGNGGGGDGGNGGDGGDGGNGGDGGNGGDGGNGGDGGNGGDGGNGGDGGDGGNGGDGGDGGNGGDGGGNGGDGGDGGNGGGGDGGNGGDGGNGGDGGNGGDGGDGGNGGGGDGGNGGDGGDGGNGGDGGNGGDGGNGGDGGDGGNGGGGDGGNGGGGDGGNGGDGGNGGDGGNGGDGGDGGNGGGGDGGNGGDGGNGGDGGNGGDGGDGGDGGDGGNGGGGDGGNGGDGGNGGDGGNGGDGGDGGDGGDGGNGGDGGGNGGDGGDGGNGGGGDGGNGGGGDGGNGGDGGNGGDGGNGGDGGDGGNGGGGDGGNGGDGGDGGNGGDGGNGGDGGNGGDGGDGGNGGGGDGGNGGGGDGGNGGDGGNGGDGGNGGDGGDGGNGGGGDGGNGGDGGDGGNGGDGGNGGDGGNGGDGGDGGNGGGGDGGNGGDGGNGGDSGGNGGDGGNGGDGGNGGNGGDGGDGGNGGGGDGGNGGDGGNGGDGGGNGGDGGNGGDGGNGGDGGNGGDGGDGGNGGEGDGGNGGDGGNGGDSGGNGGDGGNGGDGGNGGNGGDGGDGGNGGGGDGGNGGDGGNGGDGGGNGGDGGNGGDGGNGGNGGDGGNGGDGGGNGGDGGNGGDGGNGGDGGNGGDGGDGGNGGEGDGGNGGDGGNGGDSGGNGGDGGNGGDGGNGGNGGDGGDGGNGGGGDGGNGGDGGNGGDGGGNGGDGGNGGDGGNGGNGGDGGDGGNGGGGDGGNGGDGGNGGDGGGNGGDGGNGGDGGNGGDGGNGGDGGDGGNGGGGDGGNGGDGGNGGDSGGNGGDGGNGGDGGNGGNGGDGGDGGNGGGGDGGNGGDGGNGGDGGGNGGDGGNGGDGGNGGNGGDGGDGGNGGGDSGNGGDGGDGGNGGGNGGNGGDGGNGGNGGGNGGNGGGNGGNGGNGGNGGNSGGNGGNGGNGGNGGNGSGNGGNGGNGGNGGNGAGNGGNGGNGGNGGNGNL